Proteins encoded by one window of Sphingomonas ginkgonis:
- a CDS encoding putative bifunctional diguanylate cyclase/phosphodiesterase, which translates to MTHAAPACAERPRCGIQISDSEQEALCADPSLRVNSILVGIGSIIAAALALLTCVMLVGYNQSMRLGYERERQQVENGFARRLGELRADLASVTFWDEAVERTAIRRDRAWAEDNIGQWLAQFYGVDQSFLVDGRGQLWLAFENGRPAPARRYHALEPRLADLLRSARARSDRLADERRPSSSGFAVSAGSNLADSRLMMVDGQPSYVIATPILPDFGRVAQPVDGYMMLVAVHRIDPALLHQLSAGLLVKPLHLQRVSEPYREAEGHFVLPVAGLSGGDRLELRWHRDGRGRDLMLSALPLLAVLMALFILVAVLGVRHVRRATGNLLVSRFEANHDELTRLPNRRLLTRRLADHLAHDEPIALMFIDLDRFKQVNDLWGHAEGDRVIRHTAARLRTAVGEGVVARFGGDEFVVLLTGSADEAERIGRNILIALREPYQIMGKPVTLAGSVGIALAPFHGRQPGELMRKADLALYRAKSLGRNRMVIFDSAMDAALQERQQLELELRNAIRDDCFNIVYQPQVCRVTGRIAGVEALARWTRPDGRPVEPSLFITIAEEAGIVSELDALVLRQACREASGWHELVLAVNVSPQELRTPHYAKLVRDVLAESGLPPQRLRLEITETALLEDKTMVAYTVRELSRLGVRFTLDDFGTGYSSLDHLRTLQLEGMKIDRSFVADLGREPESITLITSIIALGHALGLSVTAEGVETKQQLALLRAAGCDEFQGYLFGHPVSAEELRRRLRLPRAA; encoded by the coding sequence ATGACCCATGCCGCACCCGCCTGCGCCGAGCGCCCTCGCTGCGGCATCCAGATCAGTGACTCCGAGCAGGAGGCGCTGTGCGCTGATCCCAGCCTGCGGGTGAACAGCATCCTCGTCGGCATCGGCAGCATCATCGCGGCCGCCCTCGCGCTGCTCACCTGCGTGATGCTGGTCGGCTATAATCAATCGATGCGGCTCGGCTACGAGCGCGAGCGCCAGCAGGTCGAGAACGGGTTCGCGCGCCGGCTGGGCGAGCTTCGCGCCGACCTCGCCAGCGTGACCTTCTGGGACGAAGCGGTCGAGCGGACGGCCATCCGGCGTGATCGGGCCTGGGCCGAGGACAATATCGGCCAGTGGCTCGCCCAGTTCTACGGGGTCGATCAGAGTTTCCTGGTCGACGGCCGCGGCCAGCTATGGCTCGCCTTCGAGAACGGCAGGCCCGCACCGGCGCGCCGCTATCATGCGCTCGAGCCGCGTCTGGCCGACCTGCTCCGCTCGGCTCGGGCCCGGAGCGACCGGCTGGCCGATGAGCGCCGGCCATCCTCTTCGGGCTTTGCCGTGAGCGCGGGCTCAAACCTCGCCGACAGCCGGCTGATGATGGTGGACGGCCAGCCCTCCTACGTGATCGCGACCCCGATCCTGCCCGACTTCGGTCGGGTTGCGCAGCCGGTGGACGGCTACATGATGCTGGTCGCGGTTCACCGGATCGATCCGGCCCTGCTCCACCAGCTTTCCGCGGGGCTGCTGGTGAAGCCGCTTCACCTGCAGCGGGTCAGCGAGCCCTATCGAGAGGCCGAGGGGCATTTCGTCCTGCCCGTCGCCGGATTGTCCGGCGGCGACCGGCTCGAGCTCCGCTGGCATCGCGATGGCCGCGGGCGCGACCTGATGCTCAGCGCCTTGCCGCTGCTGGCGGTATTGATGGCGCTGTTCATCCTCGTGGCGGTGCTCGGGGTGCGCCATGTCCGCCGCGCTACCGGCAACCTGCTGGTCAGCCGCTTCGAGGCCAACCACGACGAGCTGACCCGCCTGCCCAACCGCCGCCTGCTGACCCGGCGGCTGGCAGACCATCTCGCGCACGACGAACCGATCGCCTTGATGTTCATCGATCTCGACCGCTTTAAGCAGGTCAACGATCTGTGGGGCCATGCCGAGGGCGACCGGGTCATCCGCCATACCGCCGCCAGACTGCGGACGGCGGTCGGCGAGGGAGTGGTCGCGCGCTTCGGCGGGGACGAGTTCGTGGTCCTGCTGACCGGCTCCGCCGACGAGGCCGAGCGCATCGGCCGGAACATCCTTATTGCGCTCCGCGAACCCTATCAGATAATGGGCAAGCCGGTGACCCTGGCCGGCTCGGTCGGGATCGCGCTCGCGCCCTTCCATGGCCGGCAGCCGGGCGAGCTGATGCGCAAGGCGGATCTCGCGCTGTACCGGGCCAAGTCGCTCGGGCGGAACCGCATGGTGATCTTCGATTCGGCGATGGACGCCGCGCTGCAGGAGCGGCAGCAGCTCGAGCTGGAGCTGCGCAACGCGATCCGCGATGACTGTTTCAACATCGTCTACCAGCCCCAAGTCTGCCGCGTCACCGGGCGCATCGCCGGGGTCGAGGCGCTGGCGCGCTGGACCCGGCCCGACGGGCGGCCGGTCGAGCCAAGCCTGTTCATCACCATCGCCGAGGAGGCGGGCATCGTGTCCGAACTCGACGCGCTGGTGCTTCGCCAGGCCTGCCGCGAAGCGTCCGGCTGGCACGAGCTGGTACTGGCGGTAAATGTCTCGCCGCAGGAGCTTCGGACGCCCCACTATGCCAAGCTGGTGCGCGACGTGCTGGCGGAGAGCGGCCTCCCTCCGCAGCGACTCCGGCTGGAGATTACCGAGACCGCGTTGCTCGAGGACAAGACGATGGTCGCTTACACGGTTCGCGAACTGAGCCGGCTGGGCGTACGCTTCACCCTCGACGATTTCGGCACCGGCTATTCCAGCCTCGACCATCTCCGCACGCTGCAGCTGGAGGGCATGAAGATCGACCGCAGCTTCGTCGCCGACCTCGGCCGCGAGCCGGAGAGCATCACTCTGATCACTTCGATCATCGCGCTCGGCCATGCGCTGGGCCTGTCGGTGACCGCGGAAGGGGTCGAAACCAAGCAGCAGCTGGCGCTGCTCCGCGCCGCGGGCTGCGACGAGTTCCAGGGCTATTTGTTCGGACACCCGGTCAGCGCGGAGGAACTGCGCCGTCGGCTGCGCCTGCCTCGCGCCGCCTAG
- the hutI gene encoding imidazolonepropionase yields the protein MWDRLLTDCHVATMVPRPGDPLGLIMNAAVAIADGKIVRIGKRTELAGYRSAEVVPLGGAWVTPGLIDCHTHLVFGGTRAEEHALRRAGASYEEIAAAGGGIASTVAMTQAASAGELLESGRRRLRALMAGGCTTVEIKSGYGYDAASEIRLLNTVRALGRDEPVRLMPTLLALHALPQGADRDAFVDTMIDETLPAVARLGLATAVDGFCESIGFSLAEIERLFEAAENNSLRVKLHAEQLSNRGGARLAARFGALSADHLEHLDSEGADAMARADTVAVLLPGAFYCLQETVRPPVQLLRDHGVTMAVATDCNPGTSPLLNPQLAMNMACTLFGLTPEEALAGTTVNAARALGIDGEVGTLAPGKQADLCVWRIESLAELAYWIGLPGPERRIFGGQDC from the coding sequence ATGTGGGATCGCCTGCTCACCGACTGCCATGTCGCGACGATGGTGCCGCGTCCGGGCGATCCGCTCGGATTGATCATGAACGCCGCGGTTGCGATCGCCGACGGCAAGATCGTCCGGATCGGCAAGCGGACCGAGCTCGCCGGCTACCGCTCGGCCGAGGTGGTGCCGCTTGGCGGCGCCTGGGTCACCCCGGGGCTGATCGACTGCCACACCCATCTCGTCTTCGGCGGCACCCGCGCCGAGGAACATGCGCTTCGCCGCGCCGGCGCCAGCTATGAGGAGATCGCCGCGGCCGGCGGCGGGATCGCCTCGACCGTCGCGATGACCCAGGCCGCGAGCGCGGGCGAGCTGCTTGAGAGCGGGCGGCGGCGGCTTCGGGCCCTGATGGCGGGCGGCTGCACCACGGTCGAGATCAAGTCGGGCTACGGCTATGACGCCGCGAGCGAGATCCGGTTGCTGAACACGGTGCGGGCGCTCGGGCGCGACGAGCCGGTGCGGCTCATGCCGACTTTGCTTGCGCTTCACGCGCTGCCGCAGGGTGCCGACCGTGACGCCTTCGTCGACACGATGATCGACGAGACGCTGCCCGCGGTCGCCCGGCTCGGCCTCGCCACCGCCGTCGACGGCTTCTGCGAGAGCATCGGCTTCTCGCTGGCCGAGATCGAGCGGCTGTTCGAGGCCGCCGAGAACAACAGCCTGCGGGTCAAGCTTCACGCCGAGCAGCTCAGCAATCGCGGCGGCGCCCGCCTTGCCGCCCGATTCGGGGCGCTGTCGGCCGATCATCTCGAGCACCTCGACAGCGAGGGCGCCGACGCCATGGCGCGAGCCGACACGGTCGCGGTGTTGCTCCCCGGCGCCTTCTACTGCCTGCAGGAAACGGTCCGGCCGCCGGTCCAGCTGCTGCGCGACCATGGGGTGACGATGGCGGTCGCCACCGACTGCAATCCCGGCACCTCGCCGCTCCTCAACCCGCAGCTCGCGATGAACATGGCGTGCACCCTGTTCGGTCTCACGCCCGAAGAAGCGCTGGCCGGGACGACGGTGAATGCCGCCAGGGCGCTGGGGATCGATGGCGAAGTGGGCACGCTGGCGCCTGGCAAGCAGGCCGACCTGTGCGTCTGGCGGATCGAAAGCCTGGCCGAGCTCGCCTACTGGATCGGGCTGCCGGGGCCGGAGCGGCGCATCTTTGGGGGACAGGATTGCTGA
- a CDS encoding ATP-dependent DNA ligase has protein sequence MLDRTAYQRFPSASDSDLITGHAGGVGRWLAMENAPLAPMEALLAEQIPTGDEWRFEPKWDGFRCLAVRSGDQVWLWSKSGKPLGRYFPEMVELFGRLAADAFVLDGELVIQTAEGLSFDALQMRLHPAESRVRKLAAETPSMFVAFDLLELGGRSLANEPLDARRHALEQMLASEDEPALLLSPVTTDRDLALEWLHRSGAALDGVIAKRSDQPYTPGERTMVKVKQRRTADCVVGGFRYDRKGEEMASLLLGLHDASGQLHHVGYCSSIPNHDKPGWTAELRSIAGGEGFGGGKPGGPSRWATERSTEWTPVRPEIVVEVLYDQVTAGRFRHGTKLLRRRPDKAPSQCTMEQLRHPLTPAELGQLLKR, from the coding sequence ATGCTCGACCGGACCGCTTACCAGCGCTTTCCCTCAGCGTCCGATTCGGACCTGATCACCGGACACGCTGGCGGCGTCGGGCGTTGGCTGGCGATGGAAAATGCCCCGCTCGCGCCGATGGAAGCCTTGCTCGCCGAGCAGATCCCGACGGGTGACGAGTGGCGCTTTGAACCAAAATGGGATGGCTTCCGCTGTCTCGCGGTGCGGTCCGGCGACCAGGTCTGGCTCTGGTCGAAGTCCGGCAAGCCGCTCGGCCGCTACTTTCCGGAGATGGTCGAGCTGTTCGGCCGCCTCGCCGCCGACGCGTTCGTGCTCGACGGCGAACTGGTGATCCAGACCGCCGAAGGGCTGAGCTTCGACGCGCTCCAGATGCGGCTTCATCCGGCGGAATCCCGCGTGCGGAAGCTGGCGGCAGAAACCCCTTCGATGTTCGTCGCCTTCGACCTGCTGGAGCTCGGTGGCCGCTCCCTCGCGAACGAACCGCTGGACGCCCGTCGCCATGCGCTCGAGCAGATGCTGGCGAGCGAGGACGAGCCCGCCCTGCTGCTCTCGCCGGTCACGACCGACCGCGACCTGGCGCTGGAGTGGCTGCACCGCTCGGGCGCCGCGCTCGACGGCGTGATCGCCAAGCGCTCCGACCAGCCCTACACGCCGGGCGAGCGGACGATGGTCAAGGTCAAGCAGCGGCGCACCGCCGACTGCGTCGTCGGCGGCTTCCGCTACGACCGCAAGGGCGAGGAGATGGCCTCGCTCCTGCTCGGCTTGCATGACGCGAGCGGTCAGCTCCACCATGTCGGCTATTGCTCCTCAATCCCCAATCACGACAAGCCGGGCTGGACCGCCGAGCTCCGCTCCATCGCTGGCGGCGAAGGATTCGGCGGCGGCAAGCCGGGCGGCCCGAGCCGCTGGGCGACCGAGCGCTCGACCGAGTGGACGCCGGTCCGCCCCGAGATCGTTGTCGAGGTGCTCTACGACCAGGTGACCGCCGGCCGCTTTCGTCACGGGACAAAGCTGCTCCGCCGCCGCCCCGACAAGGCACCGTCGCAATGCACGATGGAGCAGCTCCGCCACCCGCTCACCCCGGCCGAGCTGGGTCAGCTGCTCAAGCGCTGA
- a CDS encoding transporter: MLALLALAAAAASDPICPDRPAKGTSPCTVPAGRFQIEVDALDWSRTRADGDTEYDWLAGAPVIKYGLGGSTDVELALTPFERVVHHGSDGRQAASGIGDTILKVKQRLTAKDAKLSLSVIPYLRLPTASHDIGDGKVEEGVIAPVSLNLPNDGSLAFTPEIDRLANQDSNGFHAAVSASLALNYPLSKSLTGTLEGWAEREWDPSGSKHQASADLGLAWQASDDLQFDAATFLGLTRDTPDVQVSIGVSRRF; the protein is encoded by the coding sequence ATGCTCGCGCTTCTCGCCCTTGCCGCTGCGGCCGCGTCGGATCCGATCTGCCCGGATCGTCCGGCCAAGGGCACCAGCCCGTGCACGGTCCCGGCGGGGCGTTTCCAGATCGAGGTCGACGCCTTGGACTGGAGCCGGACCCGCGCCGACGGCGACACCGAGTACGACTGGCTGGCCGGCGCGCCGGTCATCAAATATGGCCTGGGCGGATCGACCGACGTTGAGCTCGCGCTGACCCCGTTCGAGCGGGTTGTCCATCACGGGAGCGACGGACGGCAGGCCGCCAGCGGGATTGGCGACACGATCCTCAAGGTCAAGCAGCGGCTGACGGCGAAGGATGCCAAGCTCAGTCTCTCCGTCATCCCCTATCTGCGGCTCCCCACCGCTTCGCACGACATCGGCGACGGCAAGGTCGAGGAAGGGGTGATCGCCCCCGTGTCGCTCAATCTCCCGAACGACGGGTCTCTTGCCTTCACGCCCGAGATCGACCGCCTCGCCAACCAGGACAGCAACGGCTTTCATGCGGCCGTCTCCGCCTCGCTGGCGCTCAACTATCCCTTGAGCAAGTCGCTCACCGGGACACTCGAGGGCTGGGCCGAGCGCGAGTGGGATCCATCCGGCTCCAAGCACCAGGCTTCCGCCGACCTGGGGCTCGCCTGGCAGGCCAGCGACGACCTCCAGTTCGACGCCGCCACCTTCCTCGGCCTGACTCGCGACACGCCCGACGTTCAGGTTTCGATCGGCGTATCTCGCCGCTTCTGA
- a CDS encoding arginase family protein: MSSWPNLAELIAAPDETTAVGLVGVPLGAGSVTPGGCDRAPELLRATLKRIATYDVETGREIATRIADHGDLEISGMSIEDASTPIRNAIAASALQRPLTLVAGGNNAVTRPAVHALGLPLERVGLVTLDAHFDMRELGPGLSNGNPVRALLGDGLPGRNIAQLGLAPFANSRAMHEDALAAGNLVVTIGEIGSGGIARAVERALGWLGHVEAIVVDCDIDVIDRGQLPGAPGARPGGMAVHDFFAAVRQLAAEPRVRIVDLVEWDPMLDPSDLSALTAARWLAECLAGFETR; encoded by the coding sequence ATGAGCAGCTGGCCCAACCTCGCGGAGCTGATCGCCGCGCCCGACGAAACGACGGCAGTGGGGCTGGTCGGCGTTCCGCTCGGCGCCGGATCGGTGACGCCCGGCGGGTGCGACCGGGCGCCGGAACTGCTCCGCGCGACTCTGAAGCGCATCGCCACCTACGACGTCGAGACCGGACGGGAGATCGCGACTCGAATCGCCGACCATGGCGACTTGGAGATCTCGGGGATGAGCATCGAGGACGCCTCGACCCCGATCCGCAACGCGATCGCGGCGAGCGCCCTGCAGCGGCCGCTGACGCTGGTGGCGGGCGGCAACAATGCCGTGACCCGCCCGGCGGTGCATGCGCTCGGGCTGCCGCTCGAGCGGGTCGGGCTGGTCACGCTCGATGCTCATTTCGACATGCGCGAGCTCGGGCCGGGGCTGAGCAACGGCAATCCGGTGCGCGCGCTGCTCGGCGACGGCCTGCCCGGGCGCAACATCGCGCAGCTGGGCCTCGCGCCGTTCGCCAACAGCCGCGCGATGCACGAGGATGCGCTCGCCGCGGGCAACCTTGTCGTCACCATCGGCGAAATCGGGTCGGGCGGGATCGCGCGGGCGGTCGAGCGGGCGCTCGGCTGGCTCGGCCATGTTGAGGCGATCGTTGTCGACTGCGACATCGACGTGATCGATCGCGGCCAGCTCCCCGGCGCACCGGGTGCACGGCCGGGCGGGATGGCGGTGCACGACTTCTTCGCGGCGGTCCGGCAGCTGGCGGCGGAACCGCGGGTACGGATCGTCGACCTGGTTGAGTGGGACCCAATGCTCGACCCGTCGGATCTCAGCGCGCTGACCGCGGCACGCTGGCTGGCGGAGTGCCTGGCGGGGTTCGAAACCCGCTAG
- the hutU gene encoding urocanate hydratase has product MNDRRDNSRRIRARRGSEIKAKSWLTEAAVRMLQNNLDDEVAEDPQSLVVYGGIGRAARNWAAYDKIVETLERLEADQTLLVQSGKPVGVFRTHPDAPRVLLANSNLVPKWANWEVFNQLDRAGLMMYGQMTAGSWIYIGSQGIVQGTYETFAEMGRQHYGGDLRGRWILTAGLGGMGGAQPLAAVMAGAHCIAVECQESRIEKRLETRYLDRRASSIDEALDILRAATEPTSVGLLGNAAEILPEMVARGIRPDAVTDQTSAHDPANGYCPAGWSVAKWQDMRERDPQAVAEVARHSMARHVEAMLAFKAMGVPTFDYGNNIRQEAKDDGVANAFDFPGFVPAYVRPLFCRGIGPFRWAALSGDPEDIYRTDQRVKELIPDDPHLHRWLDMARERIAFQGLPARICWVGLGQRHRLGLALNEMVRNGEVSAPIVIGRDHLDSGSVASPNRETEAMRDGSDAVSDWPLLNALLNTASGATWVSLHHGGGVGMGYSQHAGMVIVADGTDDAARRLERVLWNDPATGVMRHADAGYEEAADCAREQGLDLPMLG; this is encoded by the coding sequence CTGAACGACCGACGCGACAACAGCCGCCGCATCCGCGCCCGCCGCGGGTCCGAGATCAAGGCGAAAAGCTGGCTCACCGAGGCCGCCGTCCGGATGCTCCAGAACAATCTCGACGACGAGGTCGCCGAGGATCCGCAGAGCCTCGTCGTCTATGGCGGGATCGGCCGAGCCGCACGCAACTGGGCGGCCTACGACAAGATCGTCGAGACGCTCGAGCGGCTGGAGGCGGATCAGACCCTGCTCGTCCAGTCGGGCAAGCCGGTCGGCGTCTTCCGTACCCACCCCGATGCGCCCCGGGTCCTGCTCGCCAACTCCAACCTCGTGCCCAAGTGGGCGAACTGGGAGGTGTTCAACCAGCTCGATCGCGCCGGGCTCATGATGTACGGCCAGATGACCGCCGGCTCGTGGATCTACATCGGCAGCCAGGGCATCGTTCAGGGCACCTACGAGACCTTCGCCGAGATGGGCCGCCAGCATTATGGCGGCGATCTTCGCGGCCGCTGGATCCTCACCGCGGGCCTCGGTGGAATGGGCGGCGCGCAGCCGCTCGCGGCGGTCATGGCCGGCGCCCACTGCATCGCGGTCGAATGCCAGGAAAGCCGGATCGAGAAGCGGCTCGAGACCCGCTACCTCGATCGCCGCGCGTCGAGCATCGACGAGGCGCTCGACATCCTCCGCGCCGCCACGGAGCCGACCAGCGTCGGCCTGCTCGGCAACGCCGCCGAGATCCTGCCCGAGATGGTCGCGCGCGGGATTCGACCCGACGCCGTGACCGACCAGACCAGCGCCCACGACCCTGCCAACGGCTATTGCCCGGCCGGCTGGAGCGTCGCCAAGTGGCAGGACATGCGCGAGCGTGATCCGCAGGCCGTGGCCGAGGTCGCGCGCCACTCCATGGCCCGCCATGTCGAGGCGATGCTCGCCTTCAAGGCGATGGGCGTGCCCACGTTCGACTATGGCAACAACATCCGCCAGGAAGCCAAGGACGACGGGGTCGCCAACGCGTTCGACTTCCCCGGCTTCGTCCCCGCCTATGTCCGGCCGCTGTTCTGCCGCGGGATCGGTCCGTTCCGCTGGGCCGCACTGTCGGGCGACCCGGAGGACATCTATCGCACCGACCAGCGGGTCAAGGAGTTGATCCCCGACGATCCGCACCTTCACCGCTGGCTCGACATGGCGCGCGAGCGGATCGCCTTCCAAGGGCTGCCGGCGCGGATCTGCTGGGTCGGCCTCGGCCAGCGCCACCGCCTCGGCCTCGCCTTAAACGAGATGGTGAGGAACGGCGAGGTCTCGGCCCCGATCGTCATCGGCCGCGACCATCTCGACAGCGGCAGCGTCGCCAGCCCCAACCGCGAGACCGAAGCGATGCGGGACGGCAGCGACGCCGTCAGCGACTGGCCGCTCCTCAATGCCCTCCTCAACACCGCCAGCGGCGCGACCTGGGTGTCGCTCCACCACGGCGGCGGCGTCGGCATGGGCTATTCGCAGCACGCCGGGATGGTGATCGTCGCCGACGGCACCGACGATGCGGCGCGACGGCTGGAGCGGGTCCTGTGGAACGACCCCGCCACCGGCGTCATGCGCCATGCCGACGCGGGCTACGAGGAAGCGGCGGACTGCGCGCGCGAGCAGGGGCTCGACCTTCCGATGCTGGGGTAA
- the xth gene encoding exodeoxyribonuclease III, whose product MRIATYNVNGVNGRLPVLVDWLETTTPDIVCLQELKAPDERFPIAAIQAAGYDAIWHGQKSWNGVAILARGTTPVETRRRLAGDPDDSHSRYLEAAVNGLLVGCLYLPNGNPLPGPKFDYKLRWIERFEALAAELFPLDEPVILAGDYNIIPTDADVYKPERWTDDALFAPEVREAFARLTGAGWTDALRTIHPDERVFTFWDYFRNAYTRDAGLRIDHLLLNRAAAGRLRNAGVDRSARALPKTSDHAPVWIDLG is encoded by the coding sequence ATGCGCATCGCCACCTACAATGTGAACGGGGTCAACGGCCGCTTGCCGGTGCTGGTTGACTGGCTCGAGACCACGACCCCCGACATCGTCTGCCTCCAGGAGCTGAAGGCGCCTGACGAGCGCTTCCCGATCGCGGCGATCCAGGCTGCGGGCTACGACGCGATCTGGCACGGGCAGAAGAGTTGGAACGGCGTGGCGATCCTCGCGCGCGGCACCACCCCGGTGGAGACGAGGCGCCGGCTCGCCGGCGACCCCGACGACAGCCACAGCCGCTACCTCGAGGCGGCGGTCAACGGGCTGCTGGTCGGCTGCCTCTACCTCCCCAACGGCAATCCCCTCCCCGGGCCCAAGTTCGACTACAAGCTGCGCTGGATCGAACGGTTCGAGGCGCTCGCGGCCGAGCTGTTCCCGCTCGACGAGCCGGTGATTCTCGCCGGCGACTACAACATCATCCCGACCGACGCCGACGTCTACAAGCCCGAGCGCTGGACCGACGACGCGCTGTTCGCGCCCGAGGTGAGAGAAGCGTTCGCCCGGCTCACCGGTGCCGGCTGGACCGACGCGCTCCGCACGATCCACCCCGACGAGCGGGTGTTCACCTTCTGGGATTATTTCCGCAATGCCTATACGCGCGATGCCGGCCTCCGGATCGATCACCTGCTGCTCAATCGCGCCGCCGCCGGTCGGCTCAGGAACGCCGGCGTGGACAGAAGCGCGCGGGCGCTGCCGAAGACCAGCGACCATGCGCCGGTGTGGATCGACCTCGGCTAG
- a CDS encoding alpha-ketoglutarate-dependent dioxygenase AlkB: protein MADLFGEPERIPGLKLADEFISRVDETALLERLAEVATSPFQFQQYTGKRQVKTYGWRYDFTDASFAEVEPIPDWLLPLRDRAAAFAGLEPGEIVHCLINRYDPGAGIGWHRDRPFFEQVVGVSLGSAAVLALRQRTADGFRRVKVPLEPRSAYLLSGEVRHEWEHGIAEHRALRWSITFRSLSAKGRRRAGR, encoded by the coding sequence ATGGCCGACCTGTTCGGCGAGCCGGAGCGGATCCCGGGGCTGAAGCTCGCCGACGAGTTCATCAGCCGTGTCGACGAAACCGCGCTGCTTGAACGTCTCGCTGAGGTCGCGACCAGCCCGTTTCAGTTCCAGCAATATACCGGCAAGCGGCAGGTGAAGACATACGGCTGGCGCTACGACTTCACGGACGCGAGCTTCGCCGAGGTGGAGCCGATCCCGGACTGGCTCCTCCCGCTGCGCGATCGTGCCGCCGCCTTCGCCGGTCTTGAGCCGGGCGAGATCGTCCACTGCCTGATCAACCGCTACGATCCCGGCGCGGGGATCGGCTGGCACCGCGACCGGCCCTTCTTCGAGCAGGTGGTCGGCGTGTCGCTCGGGTCGGCGGCGGTGCTCGCCTTACGCCAGCGCACCGCCGACGGCTTCCGCCGGGTCAAGGTCCCGCTCGAGCCACGCAGCGCCTATCTCCTTTCGGGCGAGGTCCGCCACGAATGGGAGCATGGCATCGCTGAGCACCGGGCGCTGCGCTGGTCGATCACCTTCCGCAGCCTGTCCGCGAAGGGACGGCGCCGGGCCGGGCGCTAG